A single Vigna radiata var. radiata cultivar VC1973A chromosome 8, Vradiata_ver6, whole genome shotgun sequence DNA region contains:
- the LOC106769768 gene encoding F-box/LRR-repeat protein At3g48880: MEDNDSNIRRWEDLDIDILVKIFQLLDIFELTSSGISRVCSAWRMACCDPLLWKTLDLSMLKSNFIKIPLEPYVYVDERSDRILTRLLKISLGLSRQSIMTLIFHFNLYVSDEQLTYTAERCPRLKRLVLPAWNRIKKTGMCKAIRCWKELESLTMPSIANPPYILEEISTHCKNFSELKIMGPCDVFFASSLAAFLPNLRVLSLRCSMLFTDVLVLILDSLQNLEVLNISHCVLMEALPAPQHKRIVKEIDVTIRQKASRLREFLTCMDDSCVMCQRTRTDEGLVRWYKYEEGLWKTDEVRSLTL; this comes from the exons ATGGAAGACAACGACTCTAACATAAGGAGATGGGAGGATCTGGACATAGATATTTTGGTGAAGATTTTTCAGTTGCTTGACATTTTTGAGTTGACGTCGTCTGGCATCTCTCGTGTTTGTAGTGCATGGCGCATGGCATGCTGTGATCCACTTCTTTGGAAAACGCTAGATTTGTCAATGCTAAAATCTAATTTCATCAAGATCCCATTAGAGCCatatgtttatgttgatgaaCGATCTGATAGGATATTAACGCGATTGTTGAAGATCTCCCTGGGTCTCAGCCGGCAGAGTATAATGACTTTGATCTTCCATTTCAATTTGTACGTAAGTGATGAACAGTTGACATACACAGCTGAAAG GTGCCCGCGACTCAAACGACTTGTTCTGCCAGCTTGGAACAGAATCAAGAAAACAGGAATGTGCAAGGCCATCCGGTGCTGGAAAGAGTTGGAGTCCCTGACAATGCCTAGTATAGCAAATCCACCATATATTTTGGAGGAAATCTCAACCCACTGCAAGAACTTTAGTGAACTGAAGATTATGGGGCCATGTGATGTTTTCTTTGCTTCATCTCTGGCTGCGTTTCTTCCAAACTTGAGAGTCTTGAGCCTTCGGTGCTCAATGCTATTTACGGATGTTCTTGTTCTGATTCTTGACAGCTTACAAAACTTAGAAGTGCTCAATATATCACACTGTGTTCTGATGGAAGCCCTTCCAGCTCCTCAACATAAAAGAATTGTTAAGGAAATTGATGTGACTATTCGTCAGAAGGCTTCTCGGTTACGTGAATTTCTGACATGCATGGATGACAGTTGCGTCATGTGCCAACGAACAAGAACTGACGAAGGATTGGTTAGGTGGTACAAGTACGAGGAAGGGCTTTGGAAAACAGACGAGGTGAGGTCTCTCACACTTTGA